One genomic segment of Aquamicrobium lusatiense includes these proteins:
- a CDS encoding lysophospholipid acyltransferase family protein encodes MLQLRSLAFNAAFYASLIFQMFFWAPFYFLAPRHRAWLVPRFWSRSSMWLYEKIAHTRSEITGQENLPEGSFILAPKHQSFWDTIAFFPYLKDPIYILKRELMWIPFFGWYLLKMRMIPVNRGSRAKALKAVSAATRAEMERNPRQLIIYPEGTRRAPGDVPNYKWGIVELYTQLGVPVVPVAHVAGLYWPRRKFLRYPGTIKARFLKPIPPGLDRDEFMRRLITETEAACDELLIEAATAPNAPPLPSTAVKRLKELGVTIS; translated from the coding sequence ATGCTTCAACTTCGCTCGCTGGCTTTCAATGCCGCCTTCTATGCCAGCCTGATCTTCCAGATGTTCTTCTGGGCGCCGTTCTATTTTCTGGCACCGCGACACAGAGCCTGGCTGGTGCCGAGGTTCTGGTCGCGCTCGAGCATGTGGCTCTACGAAAAGATCGCGCACACGCGCAGCGAGATCACCGGACAGGAAAACCTGCCGGAAGGGTCCTTCATTCTCGCCCCCAAGCACCAGTCTTTCTGGGATACGATCGCGTTCTTTCCCTATCTGAAAGACCCGATCTACATCCTCAAGCGCGAGCTGATGTGGATTCCCTTCTTCGGCTGGTATCTTCTCAAGATGCGTATGATCCCGGTCAACCGCGGCAGCCGCGCCAAGGCGCTGAAGGCGGTGTCGGCGGCGACAAGAGCCGAGATGGAGCGCAATCCGCGCCAGCTCATCATCTATCCCGAAGGCACAAGGCGCGCGCCGGGCGACGTGCCAAACTACAAATGGGGCATCGTCGAGCTCTACACCCAGCTTGGCGTTCCGGTCGTGCCCGTCGCCCATGTGGCCGGGCTCTACTGGCCGCGCCGCAAGTTCCTGCGCTATCCCGGAACCATCAAGGCGCGTTTCCTCAAGCCCATTCCGCCGGGGCTCGACCGGGACGAATTCATGCGCCGCCTGATTACCGAAACGGAAGCGGCCTGCGATGAACTGCTCATCGAGGCCGCCACAGCACCGAATGCGCCGCCCCTGCCGTCAACGGCCGTCAAACGGCTGAAGGAACTCGGCGTTACCATCTCCTGA